From one Thalassospira lucentensis genomic stretch:
- a CDS encoding TRAP transporter small permease, protein MHRAETAFRHLLAGLSGISILVVFGVVFAGSVSRYAFSAPLQWSEEVAKYAMIYGCMFGIAYAYLQDRQINFTLVTDLLSKQMRARLTVIVDVSTFVLGGILAYAGLIFAGKRGGIIASGLGIPMYWAQIAMTVGGACLVLAALFRLARLMNKNRPEYEA, encoded by the coding sequence ATGCATCGAGCAGAGACAGCATTTCGCCATCTGCTTGCCGGACTTTCGGGGATCAGTATCCTCGTCGTTTTCGGCGTTGTTTTTGCCGGTAGTGTCAGCCGGTATGCCTTTTCTGCTCCGCTGCAATGGAGCGAGGAAGTTGCCAAATATGCCATGATTTATGGCTGCATGTTTGGCATCGCCTATGCCTATCTGCAGGACAGGCAAATCAACTTTACGCTTGTGACCGATCTTTTATCCAAGCAAATGCGTGCGCGGCTGACCGTTATCGTTGACGTGTCCACTTTTGTTCTTGGGGGAATACTTGCCTATGCCGGGCTGATTTTTGCGGGAAAACGCGGTGGCATTATAGCATCGGGTCTTGGCATCCCGATGTATTGGGCGCAGATCGCCATGACAGTTGGGGGTGCTTGTCTGGTTCTGGCAGCCCTGTTCCGACTGGCCCGCCTTATGAATAAGAATCGCCCGGAGTATGAAGCATGA
- a CDS encoding TRAP transporter large permease has protein sequence MITGFGLLALLAIGAPVAFAIALAIAIYISGATFGIDLLPQRIFAGLDSFTILAIPLFVLAGELMNASGITNRVINLANALVGHAKAGLAQVNIWSSVIFAGLSGSAVADTSALGRIFIPSMEKEGYPRDFAASLTAASSVIGPIIPPSIPVIIYALITSNVSVPALFLAGIVPGILIAIALSVYVRIFAGNYATPRDRMNMREKLRALWDGLIPIFMPVFVIGSILAGIVTPTEAASFAVFYALVVGLFVFRELKPSELPGIFANSMRDSSSILIIMGSVAAANWFMTFAGIPQAVSSFVLGYVDSPAMFLILINIMLLAVGLVLEGIAAMLVLVPILHPIAISLGIDPTHFGIVVIFNLMIGLITPPMGLCLFVADAIANVGMARMIKSIMPLFLVELAVLILITFVPQLVTFMPNLFGF, from the coding sequence ATGATCACAGGTTTTGGCCTTTTGGCACTGCTTGCGATTGGTGCACCGGTGGCCTTTGCCATCGCGCTGGCGATTGCGATTTACATCAGTGGTGCAACATTTGGCATTGATTTGCTGCCCCAGCGTATTTTTGCCGGGCTTGACAGCTTTACTATTTTGGCAATTCCGCTGTTTGTTCTTGCCGGTGAACTGATGAACGCCAGCGGGATCACCAACCGGGTTATCAATCTTGCCAACGCGTTGGTGGGGCATGCGAAAGCCGGTCTGGCACAGGTCAATATATGGTCGTCCGTGATTTTTGCAGGCCTCTCGGGGTCGGCGGTGGCCGATACATCCGCGTTGGGGCGTATTTTTATTCCCTCAATGGAAAAGGAAGGTTATCCGCGTGATTTTGCGGCATCGCTGACAGCGGCATCCTCGGTAATCGGTCCAATCATTCCGCCCAGTATTCCGGTGATCATCTATGCGCTGATTACCAGCAATGTATCCGTTCCTGCGCTGTTTCTGGCCGGGATCGTTCCGGGCATTCTTATTGCGATTGCGCTGTCGGTTTATGTCCGCATATTTGCGGGCAACTATGCCACGCCGCGTGACCGGATGAATATGCGCGAAAAACTGCGCGCGCTTTGGGATGGTCTGATCCCGATTTTCATGCCGGTCTTTGTGATTGGCTCGATCCTGGCAGGCATTGTCACTCCGACCGAAGCCGCAAGCTTTGCCGTGTTTTATGCGCTGGTTGTCGGGCTGTTCGTTTTCCGTGAACTCAAACCATCGGAACTGCCGGGCATTTTCGCCAATTCGATGCGCGATTCATCAAGCATCCTGATCATTATGGGATCGGTTGCGGCGGCAAACTGGTTCATGACCTTTGCGGGCATTCCGCAGGCTGTCAGTTCATTCGTTCTTGGCTATGTCGACAGCCCGGCGATGTTCCTGATCCTGATCAACATCATGCTGCTTGCTGTCGGGCTCGTGCTTGAAGGCATTGCCGCAATGCTGGTTCTGGTGCCGATCCTCCATCCGATAGCGATCAGCCTTGGTATTGATCCGACCCATTTCGGCATCGTCGTGATCTTTAACCTGATGATCGGTCTGATCACACCGCCGATGGGGCTTTGCCTGTTTGTTGCGGATGCCATCGCCAATGTCGGTATGGCCCGGATGATCAAATCAATCATGCCGCTGTTCCTCGTGGAACTGGCGGTTCTGATCCTGATCACCTTTGTGCCGCAGCTCGTCACCTTTATGCCCAACCTGTTCGGATTTTAG
- a CDS encoding shikimate dehydrogenase family protein has translation MLKLGLIGKGISRSQSARLHVLLGRMCGIEVTYDYLDSEKIADFDLIGQLTVCAKAGYAGVNVTHPYKTEARKLIQRRKRLPEALGAVNTVVFREDGWRGDNTDYVGFMRGYRGQFGDQAPGTVLQMGAGGVGLAAAFGLHGLGADRILIHDKDADRGHELVATLKAGGANVAFIAEADLSDAIRNADGLINCTPVGMNQYPGSPIDAALLGGQKWAFDAVYTPVETAFLHSAQKAGLSVMTGFELFFFQGIEAFEVFSGAQIDGDAARIEYFNAYPEALTG, from the coding sequence ATGTTGAAACTCGGTCTTATCGGTAAAGGCATATCGCGTAGCCAATCGGCCAGACTGCATGTCCTGCTTGGCCGGATGTGCGGAATTGAAGTGACCTATGATTATCTCGACAGTGAAAAGATCGCCGATTTTGATCTGATCGGGCAGCTAACAGTCTGTGCCAAGGCCGGTTATGCCGGGGTGAATGTCACCCACCCCTACAAAACCGAAGCCCGCAAGCTGATCCAGCGCCGTAAACGTCTTCCCGAAGCCCTTGGTGCGGTGAATACGGTGGTGTTCCGCGAAGATGGCTGGCGCGGGGACAATACCGACTATGTCGGTTTCATGCGCGGCTATCGCGGGCAGTTTGGCGATCAGGCACCGGGGACGGTATTACAGATGGGGGCTGGTGGCGTTGGCCTTGCGGCTGCCTTCGGATTGCACGGGCTTGGCGCGGACCGCATCCTTATTCATGACAAGGATGCCGACCGCGGTCATGAACTGGTTGCGACCCTGAAGGCCGGCGGGGCCAACGTTGCCTTTATTGCGGAGGCCGATCTTTCCGATGCGATCCGCAATGCGGACGGCTTGATCAATTGCACCCCGGTCGGCATGAACCAGTATCCGGGCAGTCCGATTGATGCTGCTTTGCTGGGCGGACAGAAATGGGCGTTTGACGCGGTTTATACACCGGTTGAAACCGCGTTCCTTCATTCCGCGCAAAAGGCGGGGCTTTCTGTCATGACCGGCTTTGAACTGTTCTTTTTTCAGGGTATTGAAGCATTCGAGGTTTTCAGCGGTGCGCAGATCGACGGTGATGCTGCCCGGATCGAATATTTCAATGCCTATCCCGAGGCATTGACGGGGTAA
- a CDS encoding GntR family transcriptional regulator: MSSTVAETVYNEIRDDILYGELQPGVKLKLDALRDRYNAGVNTLREVLNRLVASGFVFVEGQKGFRVVETSPSNFKELTAMRLLLETDGLGKSIDAGDVEWEGRVAAAHHKLSAIEKRMLTEDSRELTVRWSQYDREFHQALISACGSDLHMRMHREIFDQFRRYVVIELKTHGFRAEDIIDEHRSICDLALARDKNAALAKLTDHIETYRRRSQD, translated from the coding sequence ATGAGCAGCACAGTTGCCGAGACAGTTTATAACGAAATTCGCGATGACATCCTGTATGGCGAACTCCAGCCGGGCGTGAAGCTGAAGCTTGATGCGCTGCGTGACCGTTATAATGCCGGCGTCAATACGCTCCGCGAAGTGCTGAACCGTCTTGTCGCGTCGGGATTTGTTTTTGTCGAAGGCCAGAAAGGTTTTCGGGTTGTCGAAACATCGCCCTCGAATTTCAAGGAACTGACCGCGATGCGGTTGCTGCTTGAAACAGATGGGCTTGGGAAATCTATCGATGCCGGGGATGTCGAGTGGGAGGGCCGCGTTGCCGCCGCCCATCACAAACTTTCGGCGATCGAAAAACGAATGCTGACCGAGGATAGCCGTGAACTGACCGTCCGCTGGAGCCAGTATGATCGCGAATTTCATCAGGCACTGATTTCGGCCTGCGGATCAGATCTGCATATGCGGATGCATCGCGAAATCTTTGACCAGTTCCGCCGCTATGTGGTGATCGAACTGAAAACGCATGGTTTCCGTGCCGAAGACATCATCGATGAACATCGCAGCATCTGTGATCTGGCGCTGGCGCGCGACAAGAATGCCGCGCTGGCAAAACTGACCGACCACATTGAAACCTATCGGCGCCGTTCGCAGGACTGA
- a CDS encoding bifunctional sugar phosphate isomerase/epimerase/4-hydroxyphenylpyruvate dioxygenase family protein, producing MLTSIATVSLSGDLQEKLDAIAAAGFDGVEIFENDLLTFDGSPEDVGKTIRDLGLKLVTFQPFRDFEGMPEPQRTRAFERAERKFDLMEELGTDLLMVCSNVSPHSLGGLDRAAKDLAELGDRAAKRGLRIAFEALSWGKHISDYRDSWEVVRRANHPNVGLVLDTFHIMARKVPLDAIASIPGDRIFLVQVADAPILEMDPLSWSRHFRCFPGQGDFPLDDFMRNLAQTGYDGPLSLEIFNDQFRSSSTKNVAKDGLRSLIYLGDGIDGVKVGEKAVALPPKAHARNVEFVEFAVEEENAEKLAALFVGLGFEKRGSHKSKAVTWWKQGNINLVINCDKDGFAHSYNIVHGPSVCAVGLKVDDANASLKRAQSLLASPFTQPVGAGEIEMPAIRGVGGSLVYFLDDQSELARIWDVEFEASKTADKPANDASLKAVDHVSYSMQYEEMLTWVLYFTSIFDLGKMPTVDVPDPGGLVQSQVVQGDDGGVRLILNGSQSPHTQHSQFLSEFFGSGVQHIALSSGDIFASVDFCRKNGVEVLPIPENYYDDIEARFGLDPDLLDRLKAANILYDRDDDGEYFQVYTKTFANRFFFELVERRDYRGFGAANAPIRLASQTRMNRRSQTSK from the coding sequence ATGCTGACTTCCATCGCGACCGTATCGCTATCGGGCGATCTTCAGGAAAAACTTGATGCCATTGCTGCCGCTGGCTTCGACGGGGTCGAGATTTTTGAAAATGATCTGCTGACCTTTGATGGCTCCCCCGAAGATGTCGGCAAGACCATCCGAGACCTTGGTCTGAAACTGGTAACATTCCAGCCGTTCCGCGATTTTGAAGGCATGCCCGAACCCCAGCGCACCCGGGCCTTTGAGCGTGCGGAACGCAAGTTCGACCTGATGGAAGAACTGGGTACCGATCTTTTGATGGTATGTTCGAACGTATCGCCGCATTCGCTGGGCGGGCTTGACCGTGCGGCAAAGGATCTGGCCGAACTTGGCGACCGCGCGGCCAAGCGCGGGCTTCGCATCGCATTCGAAGCCCTGTCCTGGGGCAAGCATATCAGTGATTATCGAGATAGTTGGGAAGTGGTGCGGCGGGCCAATCACCCCAATGTCGGTCTGGTGCTTGATACCTTCCATATCATGGCACGCAAGGTACCGCTTGATGCGATTGCATCGATCCCCGGCGACAGGATTTTTCTTGTGCAGGTTGCCGATGCACCGATCCTCGAAATGGACCCGTTATCCTGGAGCCGCCATTTCAGGTGTTTCCCCGGACAGGGCGATTTTCCGCTCGATGACTTCATGCGCAATCTGGCGCAAACCGGGTATGACGGGCCGCTATCACTTGAAATCTTCAATGACCAGTTCCGGTCAAGCTCGACCAAAAACGTTGCCAAGGATGGCTTGCGTTCGCTGATTTATCTGGGGGATGGCATTGATGGTGTAAAAGTTGGGGAAAAGGCGGTTGCCCTGCCGCCAAAGGCGCATGCCCGCAATGTCGAGTTTGTTGAATTCGCGGTCGAAGAAGAAAACGCCGAAAAACTTGCCGCCCTGTTTGTCGGGCTTGGCTTTGAAAAACGCGGCAGCCACAAATCCAAGGCCGTCACATGGTGGAAGCAGGGCAATATCAATCTTGTCATCAATTGTGACAAGGATGGCTTTGCGCATTCCTATAACATCGTGCATGGCCCGTCGGTTTGTGCGGTGGGGCTTAAGGTTGATGACGCAAATGCATCGCTTAAACGCGCACAATCGTTGCTGGCGTCGCCCTTTACCCAGCCGGTGGGGGCGGGCGAGATCGAAATGCCCGCCATTCGCGGTGTGGGCGGCAGTCTGGTTTATTTCCTTGATGATCAAAGCGAACTGGCGCGCATCTGGGATGTCGAGTTCGAAGCATCGAAAACTGCCGACAAACCGGCAAATGACGCCAGCCTGAAGGCTGTTGATCATGTGTCCTATTCGATGCAGTACGAGGAAATGCTGACCTGGGTGCTGTATTTCACGTCGATCTTTGACCTTGGCAAAATGCCAACAGTGGATGTGCCCGATCCCGGTGGTCTGGTGCAAAGTCAGGTGGTTCAGGGTGATGATGGCGGGGTGCGGCTGATCCTGAACGGATCGCAAAGCCCCCATACCCAGCATTCACAATTCCTAAGCGAATTCTTTGGAAGCGGCGTCCAGCATATCGCACTTTCAAGTGGCGATATTTTTGCCAGTGTTGATTTTTGCCGGAAAAATGGTGTTGAAGTTCTGCCAATACCGGAAAATTACTATGATGACATCGAGGCGCGCTTTGGGCTTGATCCCGATCTTCTGGATCGACTGAAAGCTGCCAACATCCTTTATGATCGTGATGATGACGGCGAGTATTTTCAGGTCTATACCAAGACCTTCGCCAACCGGTTCTTCTTTGAACTGGTCGAACGTCGCGACTATCGCGGGTTTGGCGCGGCCAATGCACCGATCCGGCTGGCATCGCAAACCCGTATGAACCGGCGCAGTCAGACGTCGAAATAA
- a CDS encoding type II 3-dehydroquinate dehydratase produces the protein MSVSEILVINGPNLNLLGQRQPEIYGYDTLASIADKCASLAETLEVSVRFEQSSHEGSIVDFIHDARQKSAAIIINAGAYTHTSAAIHDALKTFDGYIIELHISNPHAREEFRHHSWISPVANAVMAGAGAYGYELATRLAAEKISQTK, from the coding sequence ATGAGCGTTTCGGAAATTCTTGTCATTAACGGCCCGAACCTTAACCTTCTGGGGCAGCGTCAGCCGGAAATCTACGGCTATGACACTTTGGCAAGTATCGCGGATAAATGCGCATCCCTTGCCGAGACGCTGGAGGTTTCTGTCCGGTTTGAACAGTCAAGTCACGAAGGCAGCATTGTCGATTTCATCCATGATGCACGGCAAAAATCGGCTGCGATCATCATCAATGCCGGGGCCTATACCCATACATCGGCCGCCATCCATGACGCGCTGAAAACATTCGACGGATATATCATCGAGCTGCATATCTCCAATCCGCATGCCCGTGAAGAATTCCGCCATCACAGCTGGATCAGCCCGGTTGCCAATGCCGTGATGGCAGGTGCCGGTGCCTATGGCTATGAACTGGCAACACGTCTGGCTGCGGAAAAAATTTCTCAGACCAAATAG
- the recR gene encoding recombination mediator RecR yields the protein MNGREIENLIKLLSRLPGLGPRSARRAVLQMLKKPETLMIPLSHALEETANAMTNCGICGNIDVVDPCHICADRNRTHDAICVVEEVQDLWALERAGAFKGQYHVLGGTLSPLDGVGPDDLRIDQLIERARDEAVTEVILATNATVDGQTTAHYITERLIETGVKVTRLAHGVPVGGELDYLDDGTLAAALRSRSAV from the coding sequence ATGAACGGACGGGAAATCGAAAATCTGATCAAGCTTCTGTCACGCCTACCGGGGCTTGGCCCGCGGTCAGCACGGCGTGCGGTTTTGCAGATGCTCAAAAAGCCCGAAACCCTGATGATCCCGTTGTCCCACGCACTGGAAGAAACCGCGAATGCCATGACCAATTGCGGCATTTGCGGCAATATTGATGTTGTCGATCCGTGCCATATTTGTGCTGATCGCAATCGCACCCACGATGCGATTTGCGTGGTCGAGGAAGTTCAGGATCTTTGGGCGCTGGAACGTGCCGGGGCGTTCAAGGGGCAATATCATGTTCTGGGTGGGACATTGTCGCCGCTTGATGGGGTCGGGCCAGATGATTTGCGCATCGATCAACTGATTGAACGGGCACGTGACGAGGCTGTGACGGAAGTAATCCTTGCCACCAATGCCACGGTCGATGGCCAGACCACCGCACATTACATTACCGAACGCCTGATCGAAACCGGGGTCAAGGTTACACGCCTGGCGCACGGGGTCCCGGTTGGCGGCGAACTTGATTACCTTGATGACGGCACGCTGGCCGCAGCCCTTCGATCACGCAGCGCAGTTTGA
- a CDS encoding YbaB/EbfC family nucleoid-associated protein, translating into MKNLAGMLKQAQQMQSKMQEMQEGLVALEIEGQSGAGMVKVMLNGKGEMRGLKLDKSIVDPEDTEVLEDLIVAAYNDAKVKVEAAVQDKMKDVTGGLNLPEGFKLPF; encoded by the coding sequence ATGAAGAACCTTGCAGGGATGCTGAAACAGGCCCAGCAAATGCAGTCCAAAATGCAGGAAATGCAGGAAGGACTTGTGGCACTTGAAATCGAAGGCCAGTCCGGGGCGGGCATGGTCAAGGTCATGCTGAACGGTAAGGGCGAGATGCGTGGCCTGAAACTCGACAAAAGCATCGTCGATCCCGAGGACACCGAAGTTCTCGAAGATCTGATCGTTGCCGCCTATAACGATGCCAAGGTCAAGGTCGAAGCCGCCGTCCAGGACAAGATGAAGGACGTCACCGGCGGGCTCAACCTGCCCGAAGGTTTCAAACTTCCGTTCTGA
- a CDS encoding DNA polymerase III subunit gamma/tau, producing the protein MTDQIDSTETSAPETPEAEAPELDMEQEPAAAAPVSAPAAKAEEAPKSEYQVLARKYRPKTFDELIGHGPMVKTLSNALESGRLAHAFVLTGVRGIGKTTTARIIARALNCIGPDGKGNATIEPCGVCEHCRAIAEDRHVDVLEMDAASRTGVDDIRELIEGVRYRPTSARYKIYIIDEVHMLSKSAFNALLKTLEEPPEHVKFIFATTEIRKIPITVLSRCQRFDLRRVQTDELAAHYKRIADLEHADIEDEALALIARAADGSVRDGMSLLDQAISHGAGKVTTQQVRDMLGLSDRSRIFDLFDQTMKGEINEALELLGAQYALGGDPAVMLQDMLDLTHWLTRVKLSPEAANDPGVSQIERDRGKEIAAKLAMPQLTRAWQMLLKGLEETRIAPSPIQAAEMILIRLAYAAEMPPPGDLIKKLRSDLNKSSNAPQGGGGGNGGGGPGPRMQVVNGGGAAVAHARPDPLGEPEQAPQQAYAKLPETFAEVAELLSKERETTALAIQLKNYMHLVKYEPGRIEYRPARGARADLASQLIKTLNNLTGHRWMVSVSEREEGAPTLKEQELEDLEQRKADASLDPLVKAILDGLPKAKIVAVHLPPGQEETEGEQDDSGSVYDDAFYLEGDDEL; encoded by the coding sequence ATGACGGATCAGATCGACAGCACCGAAACGTCAGCACCAGAAACGCCCGAGGCTGAGGCGCCAGAGCTTGATATGGAACAGGAACCCGCCGCGGCGGCACCCGTCTCTGCGCCTGCCGCAAAGGCCGAAGAAGCGCCCAAAAGCGAATATCAGGTTCTTGCCCGCAAATATCGCCCGAAAACCTTTGACGAGCTGATCGGTCACGGGCCGATGGTCAAGACGCTGTCGAACGCGCTTGAAAGCGGTCGTCTGGCGCATGCCTTTGTTCTGACCGGGGTGCGCGGGATCGGTAAAACCACGACCGCCCGTATCATTGCGCGCGCGCTGAACTGCATCGGGCCGGATGGCAAAGGCAATGCCACCATCGAGCCATGCGGTGTTTGCGAACATTGCCGCGCGATTGCCGAAGACCGTCATGTCGACGTTCTGGAAATGGATGCCGCGTCACGTACCGGTGTTGACGATATTCGCGAACTGATCGAAGGCGTTCGTTATCGCCCGACATCGGCCCGCTACAAGATTTACATCATCGACGAAGTGCACATGCTGTCGAAAAGTGCGTTTAACGCGCTTTTGAAAACGCTGGAAGAACCGCCGGAGCATGTGAAATTCATCTTTGCGACCACCGAAATCCGCAAAATTCCGATTACGGTCCTATCGCGTTGCCAGCGTTTTGATTTGCGCCGGGTTCAAACCGACGAACTGGCCGCCCATTACAAACGCATCGCCGACCTTGAACATGCTGATATCGAGGACGAGGCGCTTGCCCTGATTGCGCGTGCTGCCGATGGATCGGTTCGCGACGGCATGAGCCTTCTGGATCAGGCGATTTCGCATGGTGCAGGCAAAGTCACGACCCAGCAGGTCCGCGATATGCTGGGCCTGTCCGACAGGTCGCGGATTTTTGATCTGTTTGATCAGACCATGAAGGGCGAGATCAACGAAGCACTGGAATTGCTGGGTGCGCAATATGCGCTAGGCGGCGATCCGGCGGTGATGTTGCAGGATATGCTTGACCTGACCCATTGGCTAACACGGGTGAAGCTGTCGCCCGAGGCGGCAAATGATCCCGGCGTGTCGCAGATCGAACGCGATCGCGGCAAGGAAATCGCCGCCAAGCTTGCCATGCCGCAGCTGACCCGCGCATGGCAGATGCTGCTTAAAGGGCTGGAAGAAACACGTATCGCGCCAAGCCCGATCCAGGCCGCCGAAATGATCCTGATCCGGCTGGCTTATGCCGCCGAAATGCCGCCCCCGGGCGATCTGATCAAGAAACTGCGCAGTGATCTGAATAAATCCAGCAATGCCCCGCAAGGCGGGGGTGGTGGCAATGGTGGTGGCGGACCGGGTCCGCGCATGCAGGTGGTTAATGGCGGCGGTGCCGCGGTTGCCCATGCGCGTCCCGATCCACTGGGCGAGCCCGAACAGGCCCCGCAGCAGGCTTATGCCAAGCTGCCCGAAACCTTTGCCGAAGTTGCCGAATTGCTGTCGAAAGAGCGCGAAACAACAGCGCTTGCGATCCAGCTTAAAAATTATATGCATCTGGTGAAATATGAACCGGGCCGCATTGAATATCGTCCTGCGCGCGGCGCGCGTGCGGATTTGGCAAGCCAGTTGATCAAGACCCTGAACAATCTGACCGGTCATCGCTGGATGGTCAGCGTTTCGGAACGCGAAGAAGGTGCGCCGACGCTTAAGGAACAGGAACTTGAGGACCTTGAGCAGCGCAAGGCGGATGCATCGCTTGATCCGCTGGTCAAGGCGATCCTTGATGGGTTACCCAAGGCAAAAATCGTTGCCGTCCATCTGCCACCGGGACAGGAAGAAACCGAGGGCGAGCAGGATGACAGCGGTTCCGTTTACGATGATGCGTTTTATCTCGAAGGAGACGACGAGCTATGA
- the nudC gene encoding NAD(+) diphosphatase — MDRLFYEATDLDRDARLRTRENWRELLLAEESVKILICHAGDPLFAWPEDMNEHELVVVGGPALPYLDLEIERANWIYIGRHGGEAVIAIDIAPIISDRDDAIRRLGGGFGDMRSRMAALSEDEAALAAQARAIFNWHQKHQFCGVCGHPNQVMEAGYRLQCSNPECGTPHFPRTDPAVIMLIHHNDHVLLARSPQFLPGTVSVLAGFVEPGETLEQAVAREVFEEVGIRIKRARYIASQPWPFPGSLMLGFIAEAETTDIVIDEKEIEFAMWVHRDEVAALPEKGVNLPRPISIARYLLENWCEGRI; from the coding sequence ATGGACAGGCTGTTTTACGAAGCAACCGATCTGGATCGCGATGCCCGGTTGCGCACCCGGGAAAACTGGCGTGAACTGCTGCTGGCCGAGGAAAGCGTTAAAATTCTGATCTGCCATGCTGGCGACCCTTTGTTTGCGTGGCCCGAAGACATGAACGAGCACGAGCTTGTTGTCGTCGGAGGTCCCGCCTTGCCGTATCTTGATCTTGAAATCGAACGGGCAAATTGGATCTATATCGGTCGACATGGCGGAGAGGCCGTCATCGCGATTGATATCGCGCCAATCATTTCTGATCGCGATGATGCCATTCGTCGATTGGGTGGCGGGTTTGGCGATATGCGTAGCCGTATGGCAGCTCTTTCCGAAGACGAGGCCGCCCTTGCGGCCCAGGCCCGCGCCATTTTCAACTGGCATCAGAAACATCAGTTTTGCGGTGTATGCGGGCATCCCAATCAGGTGATGGAAGCCGGTTACCGCCTGCAATGCAGTAACCCGGAGTGCGGTACCCCACATTTTCCGCGGACTGATCCGGCGGTAATCATGCTGATCCATCACAATGACCATGTCTTGCTGGCACGTTCCCCGCAATTCCTCCCCGGTACCGTTTCCGTGCTTGCCGGGTTTGTCGAACCGGGTGAAACGCTTGAACAGGCCGTTGCGCGCGAAGTCTTCGAAGAAGTCGGGATACGCATCAAACGTGCACGCTATATTGCATCTCAACCATGGCCTTTCCCCGGATCCTTGATGCTTGGGTTTATCGCCGAGGCAGAAACGACCGACATCGTCATTGATGAAAAGGAAATTGAATTCGCGATGTGGGTGCATCGCGACGAGGTTGCCGCCCTGCCGGAAAAAGGCGTCAATCTTCCCCGTCCCATTTCTATTGCGCGCTACCTTCTGGAAAACTGGTGCGAAGGACGCATATAG
- a CDS encoding ABC transporter substrate-binding protein, whose amino-acid sequence MKQMFRWFGNLMGSACLAIAFSADAKAKDPINVRVGSYEYGVVYFYDGDQPAGFAPELIAALNAIQSTYFFQLVETSSRRRYRDLAAGMFDMVLLESSDWEWDDQNVVFSDPIVTEHDLYVARRRDIPGPSWFDEVTSRNILCVLGFHYGFSGFNSNPDYLRDNFNVSLLYNEQQVLEELLSGSGDVGIVSAGFLARTFQAQPELAEQVFIGPKPDSSYDLVSVMSEKSVIPVNEFNDLIRVLHTSGNIAKNWRELHQNLSKP is encoded by the coding sequence ATGAAGCAAATGTTTCGGTGGTTTGGCAATCTGATGGGATCGGCATGCTTGGCGATTGCCTTTTCAGCAGATGCCAAAGCAAAGGATCCGATAAATGTCAGGGTAGGCAGCTATGAATATGGCGTTGTCTATTTTTATGACGGCGATCAACCAGCCGGATTTGCGCCCGAACTGATCGCGGCTCTGAACGCGATCCAATCAACCTATTTTTTTCAACTTGTCGAAACATCCTCGCGCCGTCGATACAGAGATCTGGCTGCGGGCATGTTCGATATGGTTCTGCTCGAAAGTTCCGATTGGGAATGGGACGATCAGAATGTTGTGTTTTCCGATCCAATCGTGACGGAACATGACCTGTATGTCGCACGGAGAAGGGACATTCCCGGGCCAAGCTGGTTCGACGAGGTAACCTCGCGCAATATTCTGTGCGTGCTGGGTTTCCATTATGGATTTTCCGGCTTCAATTCCAACCCGGATTATCTTCGCGACAATTTCAATGTTTCGCTGCTTTACAACGAACAGCAGGTACTGGAAGAATTGCTGTCTGGTTCTGGCGATGTTGGTATCGTTTCCGCAGGATTTCTTGCCCGAACCTTTCAGGCGCAGCCTGAACTCGCTGAACAGGTATTCATCGGGCCAAAACCCGATTCAAGCTATGATCTGGTTTCTGTGATGTCAGAAAAATCGGTGATCCCGGTCAACGAGTTCAATGACCTGATTCGCGTTCTGCACACCAGTGGAAATA